From Zingiber officinale cultivar Zhangliang chromosome 5B, Zo_v1.1, whole genome shotgun sequence, the proteins below share one genomic window:
- the LOC121984111 gene encoding chaperone protein dnaJ 49-like — MEGNKDEALKCLRIGKDALEAGDRARALKFLSKARRLDPTLPIEGLLSAAEAPDGGKSGGPDDSAASSNAAPQPDGPSGGASFRARATAASSKANSDGSGSSREYTEEQITIIRQVKMKKDYYQILGLERGCTVEDVKKAYRKLSLKVHPDKNQAPGAEEAFKAVSRAFQCLSNEESRKRYDVSGSDEPALARPAAQRRSHGFNGFYEDDFDADEIFRNFFYGGGPPVATPFGTFQFRTGGMGRPSAHEVHGSINPNLRMLVQILPILLLLLLNFLPSNEPIYTLNRSYPYEHKLETSKGVKYFVKSVNFEEEYPYQSQKRTVLEQQVERDYVGVISQNCRVELQRRQWGLSYQTPHCDMLQKFQTTA, encoded by the coding sequence ATGGAAGGGAACAAAGATGAGGCTCTCAAGTGCCTCCGGATCGGGAAGGATGCCTTGGAGGCAGGAGATCGAGCTCGTGCCCTCAAATTCCTTTCCAAAGCTCGCCGCCTTGACCCCACGCTGCCAATTGAGGGACTTCTGTCGGCCGCCGAAGCACCCGATGGTGGCAAGTCTGGAGGTCCCGATGATTCTGCTGCATCGTCGAACGCCGCCCCCCAGCCTGACGGACCCTCCGGTGGTGCTTCATTTCGTGCTCGTGCGACGGCTGCTTCTTCTAAAGCTAACTCCGATGGGTCTGGTTCGTCCCGAGAGTATACAGAGGAGCAAATTACGATTATCCGGCAGGTCAAAATGAAAAAGGATTACTATCAGATACTGGGGCTTGAAAGGGGTTGCACGGTGGAAGACGTTAAGAAAGCCTACCGGAAGCTGTCGCTGAAGGTCCATCCCGACAAAAATCAGGCGCCTGGTGCGGAAGAAGCCTTCAAGGCAGTCTCTAGGGCCTTCCAGTGCCTTAGCAACGAAGAGAGTAGGAAAAGGTATGATGTGTCTGGTTCAGATGAGCCTGCATTAGCACGGCCTGCTGCACAGCGTAGGAGTCATGGGTTTAATGGTTTCTACGAAGATGACTTCGATGCTGATGAGATCTTTAGGAATTTCTTCTACGGGGGAGGGCCTCCGGTTGCCACTCCTTTTGGCACTTTCCAATTTAGGACTGGTGGTATGGGTAGGCCTAGCGCTCATGAGGTGCACGGTTCTATAAATCCTAACCTTCGGATGTTAGTACAAATTTTGCCTATCCTTCTTTTACTCCTGCTGAACTTTCTTCCATCAAATGAGCCCATTTACACACTTAACCGAAGTTATCCTTATGAGCATAAGCTCGAGACATCTAAGGGGGTGAAGTACTTTGTCAAATCTGTGAATTTTGAAGAAGAATATCCTTACCAGAGTCAAAAACGTACCGTTTTGGAACAACAGGTAGAGAGAGACTATGTGGGGGTTATTTCACAGAACTGCCGTGTTGAATTACAGAGACGGCAATGGGGCCTGTCCTACCAGACTCCACATTGCGACATGCTTCAGAAGTTTCAGACGACAGCTTGA
- the LOC121984112 gene encoding uncharacterized protein LOC121984112: MKNSNRSGATAGDPVEKGAPLSQKAVKVVANVCFGSFVLAVLVFTIVAITYQPPDPWLDSPKALIAKSLDAVLPNATFRTDDSVIRTGEDLAVDNSSSDIATTPPPSTGISTSGCDSDSPLNCSDPRALDAIRRFNARIFGRSIVFLSYDTPVTGSNPGECDAAWRFRNRHEKSWRRYRDYRRFHLASAENCSYEVDSAGKFRSGVNAAPKSSPRRWSPSSRAPPAQIPDADINDTIPELGSDFQRRRYIYYTRGGDYCKGMNQYLWSFLCALGEAQYLNRTFVMDLNICLAATYNPSGRDDEGKDFRYYFDFEHLKESISLAEETKFLRDWRRWERASSKITLRKVPTYKVTPMQLKEDRSTIIWRQFDGPEPENYWYRVCEGRSAKFIQRPWQAIWKSKRLMNIVSEIAGKMDWDYDAVHVVRGDKVMNKELWPNLDADTSPEALVKKLTKVIGKQKNLYIATNEPFYNYFDKLRSHYKVHLLDDYKEMWGNTSEWYNETMALHNGLPVEFDGYMRVAVDTEVLYRAKNRVETFNNLTMDCKDGINTC; this comes from the coding sequence ATGAAGAATTCCAACAGAAGCGGAGCCACAGCCGGAGATCCGGTGGAGAAGGGGGCGCCTCTGAGCCAGAAGGCCGTTAAAGTCGTCGCTAACGTCTGCTTCGGCTCCTTCGTCCTTGCCGTCCTCGTCTTCACCATCGTCGCCATCACCTACCAGCCCCCTGATCCTTGGCTCGATTCGCCTAAAGCCCTCATCGCCAAGTCTCTCGACGCCGTCCTCCCCAACGCCACCTTCCGCACCGACGACTCCGTCATCCGCACTGGCGAGGACCTCGCCGTTGACAACTCCTCCTCCGACATCGCCACCACCCCACCTCCATCCACAGGGATCTCCACCTCCGGATGCGACTCCGATTCCCCTCTCAATTGCTCCGACCCCCGCGCTCTCGACGCGATCCGCCGCTTCAACGCTCGGATCTTTGGCCGGTCCATCGTGTTCCTCAGCTACGACACGCCCGTCACCGGATCCAACCCTGGAGAATGCGACGCCGCCTGGCGATTCCGCAACCGCCACGAGAAGTCTTGGCGGCGCTACAGGGATTATCGCCGTTTCCATCTCGCCTCCGCCGAGAACTGCAGTTACGAGGTCGATTCCGCGGGCAAGTTCCGCTCCGGCGTCAACGCTGCCCCCAAGTCCTCTCCGCGGCGCTGGTCCCCGTCGTCGCGTGCCCCTCCTGCGCAGATCCCTGATGCTGATATCAATGACACGATCCCAGAGCTCGGATCGGATTTCCAGAGAAGAAGATACATCTACTACACTCGTGGCGGGGATTACTGCAAGGGAATGAATCAGTATCTTTGGAGTTTTCTCTGCGCCCTCGGAGAAGCCCAGTATTTGAACCGGACGTTCGTGATGGATCTAAACATCTGCCTGGCTGCCACTTACAATCCCAGTGGCCGTGATGATGAGGGCAAGGATTTCAGGTACTATTTCGATTTCGAGCATCTTAAGGAGTCTATATCGTTGGCGGAGGAGACTAAGTTCTTGAGAGACTGGCGCCGATGGGAGCGTGCTTCCAGCAAGATCACCCTCCGCAAGGTGCCAACATATAAGGTCACTCCGATGCAGCTCAAGGAGGACAGGAGCACCATCATCTGGAGGCAGTTCGATGGGCCAGAGCCTGAAAATTACTGGTACCGCGTGTGCGAGGGCAGGTCAGCTAAATTCATTCAGAGGCCATGGCAAGCCATTTGGAAATCCAAGCGGCTGATGAACATAGTGTCCGAGATTGCAgggaagatggattgggactatGATGCGGTACATGTGGTCCGGGGAGACAAGGTGATGAACAAGGAGCTGTGGCCCAATCTGGATGCAGACACATCTCCAGAAGCATTAGTGAAGAAGTTAACTAAGGTGATCGGGAAACAGAAGAATCTATACATTGCCACTAATGAGCCATTCTACaattattttgataaacttagATCTCACTACAAGGTGCATTTGCTTGACGATTATAAGGAGATGTGGGGCAACACAAGCGAGTGGTACAATGAGACCATGGCGCTACATAATGGGCTCCCGGTGGAGTTTGATGGGTATATGAGGGTGGCAGTGGACACGGAGGTGCTTTATAGAGCAAAGAATCGTGTGGAGACATTCAATAATCTAACCATGGATTGTAAGGATGGTATCAATACATGCTAA
- the LOC121984113 gene encoding chaperone protein dnaJ 49-like translates to MEGNKDEALKCLRIGKDALEAGDRARALKFLSKARRLDPTLPIEGLLSAAEAPDGGKSGGPDDSAASSNAAPQPDGPSGGASFRARATAASSKANSDGSGSSREYTEEQITIIRQVKKKKDYYQILGLERGCTVEDVKKAYRKLSLKVHPDKNQAPGAEEAFKAVSRAFQCLSNEESRKRYDMSGSDEPALARPAAQRRSHGFNGFYEDDFDADEIFRNFFYGGGPPVATPFGTFQFRTGGMGRPSAHEVHGSINPNLRMLVQILPILLLLLLNFLPSNEPIYTLNRSYPYEHKLETSKGVKYFVKSVNFEEEYPYQSQKRTVLEQQVERDYVGVISQNCRVELQRRQWGLSYQTPHCDMLQKFQTTA, encoded by the coding sequence ATGGAAGGGAACAAAGATGAGGCTCTCAAGTGCCTCCGGATCGGGAAGGATGCCTTGGAGGCAGGAGATCGAGCTCGTGCCCTCAAATTCCTTTCCAAAGCTCGCCGCCTTGACCCCACGCTGCCAATTGAGGGACTTCTGTCGGCCGCCGAAGCACCCGATGGTGGCAAGTCTGGAGGTCCCGATGATTCTGCTGCATCGTCGAACGCCGCCCCCCAGCCTGACGGACCCTCCGGTGGCGCTTCATTTCGTGCTCGTGCGACGGCTGCTTCCTCTAAAGCTAACTCCGATGGGTCTGGTTCGTCCCGAGAGTACACAGAGGAGCAAATTACGATTATCCGGCaggtcaaaaagaaaaaggattaCTATCAGATACTGGGGCTTGAAAGGGGTTGCACGGTGGAAGACGTTAAGAAAGCCTACCGGAAGCTGTCGCTGAAGGTCCATCCCGACAAAAATCAGGCGCCTGGTGCGGAAGAAGCCTTCAAGGCAGTCTCTAGGGCCTTCCAGTGCCTTAGCAACGAAGAGAGTAGGAAAAGGTATGATATGTCTGGTTCAGATGAGCCTGCATTAGCACGGCCTGCTGCACAGCGTAGGAGTCATGGGTTTAATGGTTTCTACGAAGATGACTTCGATGCTGATGAGATCTTTAGGAATTTCTTCTACGGGGGAGGGCCTCCGGTTGCCACTCCTTTTGGCACTTTCCAATTTAGGACTGGTGGTATGGGTAGGCCTAGCGCTCATGAGGTGCACGGTTCTATAAATCCTAACCTTCGGATGTTAGTACAAATTTTGCCTATCCTTCTTTTACTCCTGCTGAACTTTCTTCCATCAAATGAGCCCATTTACACACTTAACCGAAGTTATCCTTATGAGCATAAGCTCGAGACATCTAAGGGGGTGAAGTACTTTGTCAAATCTGTGAATTTTGAAGAAGAATATCCTTACCAGAGTCAAAAACGTACCGTTTTGGAACAACAGGTAGAGAGAGACTATGTGGGGGTTATTTCACAGAACTGCCGTGTTGAATTACAGAGACGGCAATGGGGCCTGTCCTACCAGACTCCACATTGCGACATGCTTCAGAAGTTTCAGACGACAGCTTGA